A stretch of the Eretmochelys imbricata isolate rEreImb1 chromosome 15, rEreImb1.hap1, whole genome shotgun sequence genome encodes the following:
- the TRMT2A gene encoding tRNA (uracil-5-)-methyltransferase homolog A isoform X7, with product MGESVGKGAKKLLFSRGHFSFPVTSRKTPPHLEARPRSVYVCRVRTEEMMEGKSSLCGPEEENTAPSVEAENITEVEIKQDKGDSSHAENTENCPDMYRYIKGDLFTSEIYKVEIQNLPKYIGFNDVKKFLAKYGLNPHKIKLFGKQTFAFVTFKSEEERDKAMKVLHGVMWKSRYLSVRLAKPKADPIVKKRKKEGEDTEQKEAKRPALAKDSEEEPLSKQIADVVTPLWNIPYEEQLTKKKQECEQVLQKLTKEIGNNNKALLPWLFVQKQKYNKICCPVEGVKASPLQTEYRNKCEFLIGMSLNQEDKTVGCRLGKYKGGSCAVVEPFDTIHIPAVAKKVVKAFQDYIRSTPYSVYSLETYEGHWKQLTVRTNKNGHIMAIVYFNPQKLSKEELVDLRISLAKYFTEETGKDSGVTSLYFVEEGQRKSPNREDLPLQHLAGDKYIYEELLGLKFRISPHAFFQVNTQAAEVLYKAIRDWAQLNQDSTVLDICCGTGTIGISLAKKVKKVIGIELCQEAVEDAKVNAQINDLNNIEFHCGKAEDVVPSLINLLASHNLITIVDPPRAGLHSKVILAIRRAEHLKKLIYVSCNPRAAMNNFVDLCRAPSNRVKGTPFRPVKAMAVDLFPQTMHCELLIFFERVEHSNGNSTEASPDTAQVMNTNTTDSTQDGSIDPLEEKVGTLSST from the exons ATGGGAGAATCTGTGGGAAAGGGTgcaaaaaaattgcttttttccCGCGGGCATTTTAGCTTCCCGGTGACGTCACGGAAGACACCCCCCCACCTTGAAGCCCGCCCCCGTTCGGTGTATGTGTGCCGCGTGAG GACTGAAGAAATGATGGAAGGAAAGAGTAGTCTCTGTGGCCCTGAAGAAGAAAATACAGCCCCTTCGGTAGAAGCAGAAAATATAACTGAGGTGGAAATTAAGCAAGACAAGGGAGATAGTAGCCATGCAGAGAATACAGAAAATTGCCCTGATATGTACAGATATATCAAAGGAGATTTGTTTACATCGGAGATTTATAAAGTAGAAATTCAGAACCTTCCAAAATATATTGGCTTTAATGATGTAAAGAAATTTCTTGCCAAATATGGACTTAACCCTCATAAGATAAAACTTTTTGGGAAACAAACTTTTGCATTTGTGACATTTAAAAGTGAGGAGGAAAGGGACAAAGCTATGAAAGTCCTTCATGGAGTCATGTGGAAGAGCCGATATTTGAGTGTTAGGCTTGCAAAGCCTAAAGCTGATCCCATtgtaaaaaagagaaagaaagaaggggaGGACACTGAACAGAAAGAAGCAAAGCGTCCAGCTTTAGCAAAAGACAGTGAAGAGGAGCCTCTCAGTAAACAGATAGCAGATGTGGTGACCCCTTTGTGGAATATACCATATGAAGAACAGCTGACAAAGAAGAAGCAAGAGTGTGAACAAGTGCTGCAGAAACTGACAAA GGAAATAGGAAACAACAACAAAGCCCTGTTACCTTGGTTGTTTGTACAGAAGCAGAAGTATAATAAAATCTGTTGCCCAGTAGAGGGAGTGAAAGCATCACCATTACAG ACTGAATACCGCAACAAATGTGAATTTTTGATTGGAATGAGTTTAAATCAAGAAGACAAAACTGTGGGTTGTCGCCTTGGCAAATACAAGGGTGGAAGCTGTGCTGTAGTGGAACCATTTGACACTATTCACATTCCTGCTGTTGCCAAAAAGGTAGTGAAGGCTTTTCAAGACTACATAAG GTCAACCCCTTACTCTGTGTACAGCCTAGAAACCTACGAAGGTCACTGGAAACAACTCACAGTCCGCACCAACAAAAATGGTCATATCATGGCAATTGTTTATTTTAATCCTCAG AAATTAAGTAAAGAAGAGCTTGTTGACCTGAGAATCTCACTGGCAAAGTACTTTACAGAAGAAACTGGAAAGGACAGTGGGGTAACCTCTCTTTACTTTGTAGAGGAAGGGCAGAG aaaatcacCCAATCGTGAAGACTTGCCCTTACAACATTTGGCTGGTGATAAGTACATATATGAAGAGCTTCTTGGTCTAAAGTTTAGAATTTCCCCCCATGCATTTTTCCAA GTAAATACACAGGCTGCAGAGGTTCTATATAAAGCCATTAGAGACTGGGCCCAACTGAACCAAGATAGCACTGTACTTGATATCTGCTGTGGAACAGGAACAATTGGAATTTCACTGGCAAAG AAAGTGAAGAAAGTTATTGGTATCGAACTCTGTCAAGAAGCTGTGGAGGATGCCAAAGTGAATGCCCAAATTAATG ATTTGAATAACATTGAATTTCACTGTGGAAAGGCTGAAGACGTTGTTCCTTCTTTAATTAACTTATTAGCATCACACAACCTGATTACAATTGTAGATCCACCTCGGGCAGGACTAC ATTCTAAAGTCATTCTTGCAATCCGAAGAGCTGAACACTTGAAGAAGCTCATCTATGTATCCTGCAATCCCAGAGCTGCCATGAACAACTTTGTGGA TCTTTGTCGGGCCCCCTCCAATCGTGTCAAAGGAACCCCTTTCCGTCCAGTTAAAGCAATGGCAGTGGATCTTTTCCCTCAGACTATGCACTGTGAGCTGCTGATATTCTTTGAAAGGGTAGAACATTCA
- the TRMT2A gene encoding tRNA (uracil-5-)-methyltransferase homolog A isoform X6, translating to MGESVGKGAKKLLFSRGHFSFPVTSRKTPPHLEARPRSVYVCRVRTEEMMEGKSSLCGPEEENTAPSVEAENITEVEIKQDKGDSSHAENTENCPDMYRYIKGDLFTSEIYKVEIQNLPKYIGFNDVKKFLAKYGLNPHKIKLFGKQTFAFVTFKSEEERDKAMKVLHGVMWKSRYLSVRLAKPKADPIVKKRKKEGEDTEQKEAKRPALAKDSEEEPLSKQIADVVTPLWNIPYEEQLTKKKQECEQVLQKLTKEIGNNNKALLPWLFVQKQKYNKICCPVEGVKASPLQTEYRNKCEFLIGMSLNQEDKTVGCRLGKYKGGSCAVVEPFDTIHIPAVAKKVVKAFQDYIRSTPYSVYSLETYEGHWKQLTVRTNKNGHIMAIVYFNPQKLSKEELVDLRISLAKYFTEETGKDSGVTSLYFVEEGQRKSPNREDLPLQHLAGDKYIYEELLGLKFRISPHAFFQVMLVNTQAAEVLYKAIRDWAQLNQDSTVLDICCGTGTIGISLAKKVKKVIGIELCQEAVEDAKVNAQINDLNNIEFHCGKAEDVVPSLINLLASHNLITIVDPPRAGLHSKVILAIRRAEHLKKLIYVSCNPRAAMNNFVDLCRAPSNRVKGTPFRPVKAMAVDLFPQTMHCELLIFFERVEHSNGNSTEASPDTAQVMNTNTTDSTQDGSIDPLEEKVGTLSST from the exons ATGGGAGAATCTGTGGGAAAGGGTgcaaaaaaattgcttttttccCGCGGGCATTTTAGCTTCCCGGTGACGTCACGGAAGACACCCCCCCACCTTGAAGCCCGCCCCCGTTCGGTGTATGTGTGCCGCGTGAG GACTGAAGAAATGATGGAAGGAAAGAGTAGTCTCTGTGGCCCTGAAGAAGAAAATACAGCCCCTTCGGTAGAAGCAGAAAATATAACTGAGGTGGAAATTAAGCAAGACAAGGGAGATAGTAGCCATGCAGAGAATACAGAAAATTGCCCTGATATGTACAGATATATCAAAGGAGATTTGTTTACATCGGAGATTTATAAAGTAGAAATTCAGAACCTTCCAAAATATATTGGCTTTAATGATGTAAAGAAATTTCTTGCCAAATATGGACTTAACCCTCATAAGATAAAACTTTTTGGGAAACAAACTTTTGCATTTGTGACATTTAAAAGTGAGGAGGAAAGGGACAAAGCTATGAAAGTCCTTCATGGAGTCATGTGGAAGAGCCGATATTTGAGTGTTAGGCTTGCAAAGCCTAAAGCTGATCCCATtgtaaaaaagagaaagaaagaaggggaGGACACTGAACAGAAAGAAGCAAAGCGTCCAGCTTTAGCAAAAGACAGTGAAGAGGAGCCTCTCAGTAAACAGATAGCAGATGTGGTGACCCCTTTGTGGAATATACCATATGAAGAACAGCTGACAAAGAAGAAGCAAGAGTGTGAACAAGTGCTGCAGAAACTGACAAA GGAAATAGGAAACAACAACAAAGCCCTGTTACCTTGGTTGTTTGTACAGAAGCAGAAGTATAATAAAATCTGTTGCCCAGTAGAGGGAGTGAAAGCATCACCATTACAG ACTGAATACCGCAACAAATGTGAATTTTTGATTGGAATGAGTTTAAATCAAGAAGACAAAACTGTGGGTTGTCGCCTTGGCAAATACAAGGGTGGAAGCTGTGCTGTAGTGGAACCATTTGACACTATTCACATTCCTGCTGTTGCCAAAAAGGTAGTGAAGGCTTTTCAAGACTACATAAG GTCAACCCCTTACTCTGTGTACAGCCTAGAAACCTACGAAGGTCACTGGAAACAACTCACAGTCCGCACCAACAAAAATGGTCATATCATGGCAATTGTTTATTTTAATCCTCAG AAATTAAGTAAAGAAGAGCTTGTTGACCTGAGAATCTCACTGGCAAAGTACTTTACAGAAGAAACTGGAAAGGACAGTGGGGTAACCTCTCTTTACTTTGTAGAGGAAGGGCAGAG aaaatcacCCAATCGTGAAGACTTGCCCTTACAACATTTGGCTGGTGATAAGTACATATATGAAGAGCTTCTTGGTCTAAAGTTTAGAATTTCCCCCCATGCATTTTTCCAAGTAATGTTG GTAAATACACAGGCTGCAGAGGTTCTATATAAAGCCATTAGAGACTGGGCCCAACTGAACCAAGATAGCACTGTACTTGATATCTGCTGTGGAACAGGAACAATTGGAATTTCACTGGCAAAG AAAGTGAAGAAAGTTATTGGTATCGAACTCTGTCAAGAAGCTGTGGAGGATGCCAAAGTGAATGCCCAAATTAATG ATTTGAATAACATTGAATTTCACTGTGGAAAGGCTGAAGACGTTGTTCCTTCTTTAATTAACTTATTAGCATCACACAACCTGATTACAATTGTAGATCCACCTCGGGCAGGACTAC ATTCTAAAGTCATTCTTGCAATCCGAAGAGCTGAACACTTGAAGAAGCTCATCTATGTATCCTGCAATCCCAGAGCTGCCATGAACAACTTTGTGGA TCTTTGTCGGGCCCCCTCCAATCGTGTCAAAGGAACCCCTTTCCGTCCAGTTAAAGCAATGGCAGTGGATCTTTTCCCTCAGACTATGCACTGTGAGCTGCTGATATTCTTTGAAAGGGTAGAACATTCA
- the TRMT2A gene encoding tRNA (uracil-5-)-methyltransferase homolog A isoform X14, with protein sequence MRWHPGVVPRGADGMPQASVLVRWMLHGTEEMMEGKSSLCGPEEENTAPSVEAENITEVEIKQDKGDSSHAENTENCPDMYRYIKGDLFTSEIYKVEIQNLPKYIGFNDVKKFLAKYGLNPHKIKLFGKQTFAFVTFKSEEERDKAMKVLHGVMWKSRYLSVRLAKPKADPIVKKRKKEGEDTEQKEAKRPALAKDSEEEPLSKQIADVVTPLWNIPYEEQLTKKKQECEQVLQKLTKEIGNNNKALLPWLFVQKQKYNKICCPVEGVKASPLQTEYRNKCEFLIGMSLNQEDKTVGCRLGKYKGGSCAVVEPFDTIHIPAVAKKVVKAFQDYIRSTPYSVYSLETYEGHWKQLTVRTNKNGHIMAIVYFNPQKLSKEELVDLRISLAKYFTEETGKDSGVTSLYFVEEGQRKSPNREDLPLQHLAGDKYIYEELLGLKFRISPHAFFQVNTQAAEVLYKAIRDWAQLNQDSTVLDICCGTGTIGISLAKKVKKVIGIELCQEAVEDAKVNAQINDLNNIEFHCGKAEDVVPSLINLLASHNLITIVDPPRAGLHSKVILAIRRAEHLKKLIYVSCNPRAAMNNFVDLCRAPSNRVKGTPFRPVKAMAVDLFPQTMHCELLIFFERVEHSNGNSTEASPDTAQVMNTNTTDSTQDGSIDPLEEKVGTLSST encoded by the exons ATGCGGTGGCATCCTGGTGTGGTCCCGCGGGGCGCGGACGGGATGCCCCAGGCTAGTGTCTTGGTGCGCTGGATGCTGCATGG GACTGAAGAAATGATGGAAGGAAAGAGTAGTCTCTGTGGCCCTGAAGAAGAAAATACAGCCCCTTCGGTAGAAGCAGAAAATATAACTGAGGTGGAAATTAAGCAAGACAAGGGAGATAGTAGCCATGCAGAGAATACAGAAAATTGCCCTGATATGTACAGATATATCAAAGGAGATTTGTTTACATCGGAGATTTATAAAGTAGAAATTCAGAACCTTCCAAAATATATTGGCTTTAATGATGTAAAGAAATTTCTTGCCAAATATGGACTTAACCCTCATAAGATAAAACTTTTTGGGAAACAAACTTTTGCATTTGTGACATTTAAAAGTGAGGAGGAAAGGGACAAAGCTATGAAAGTCCTTCATGGAGTCATGTGGAAGAGCCGATATTTGAGTGTTAGGCTTGCAAAGCCTAAAGCTGATCCCATtgtaaaaaagagaaagaaagaaggggaGGACACTGAACAGAAAGAAGCAAAGCGTCCAGCTTTAGCAAAAGACAGTGAAGAGGAGCCTCTCAGTAAACAGATAGCAGATGTGGTGACCCCTTTGTGGAATATACCATATGAAGAACAGCTGACAAAGAAGAAGCAAGAGTGTGAACAAGTGCTGCAGAAACTGACAAA GGAAATAGGAAACAACAACAAAGCCCTGTTACCTTGGTTGTTTGTACAGAAGCAGAAGTATAATAAAATCTGTTGCCCAGTAGAGGGAGTGAAAGCATCACCATTACAG ACTGAATACCGCAACAAATGTGAATTTTTGATTGGAATGAGTTTAAATCAAGAAGACAAAACTGTGGGTTGTCGCCTTGGCAAATACAAGGGTGGAAGCTGTGCTGTAGTGGAACCATTTGACACTATTCACATTCCTGCTGTTGCCAAAAAGGTAGTGAAGGCTTTTCAAGACTACATAAG GTCAACCCCTTACTCTGTGTACAGCCTAGAAACCTACGAAGGTCACTGGAAACAACTCACAGTCCGCACCAACAAAAATGGTCATATCATGGCAATTGTTTATTTTAATCCTCAG AAATTAAGTAAAGAAGAGCTTGTTGACCTGAGAATCTCACTGGCAAAGTACTTTACAGAAGAAACTGGAAAGGACAGTGGGGTAACCTCTCTTTACTTTGTAGAGGAAGGGCAGAG aaaatcacCCAATCGTGAAGACTTGCCCTTACAACATTTGGCTGGTGATAAGTACATATATGAAGAGCTTCTTGGTCTAAAGTTTAGAATTTCCCCCCATGCATTTTTCCAA GTAAATACACAGGCTGCAGAGGTTCTATATAAAGCCATTAGAGACTGGGCCCAACTGAACCAAGATAGCACTGTACTTGATATCTGCTGTGGAACAGGAACAATTGGAATTTCACTGGCAAAG AAAGTGAAGAAAGTTATTGGTATCGAACTCTGTCAAGAAGCTGTGGAGGATGCCAAAGTGAATGCCCAAATTAATG ATTTGAATAACATTGAATTTCACTGTGGAAAGGCTGAAGACGTTGTTCCTTCTTTAATTAACTTATTAGCATCACACAACCTGATTACAATTGTAGATCCACCTCGGGCAGGACTAC ATTCTAAAGTCATTCTTGCAATCCGAAGAGCTGAACACTTGAAGAAGCTCATCTATGTATCCTGCAATCCCAGAGCTGCCATGAACAACTTTGTGGA TCTTTGTCGGGCCCCCTCCAATCGTGTCAAAGGAACCCCTTTCCGTCCAGTTAAAGCAATGGCAGTGGATCTTTTCCCTCAGACTATGCACTGTGAGCTGCTGATATTCTTTGAAAGGGTAGAACATTCA
- the TRMT2A gene encoding tRNA (uracil-5-)-methyltransferase homolog A isoform X9, which produces MGESVGKGAKKLLFSRGHFSFPVTSRKTPPHLEARPRSVYVCRVRTEEMMEGKSSLCGPEEENTAPSVEAENITEVEIKQDKGDSSHAENTENCPDMYRYIKGDLFTSEIYKVEIQNLPKYIGFNDVKKFLAKYGLNPHKIKLFGKQTFAFVTFKSEEERDKAMKVLHGVMWKSRYLSVRLAKPKADPIVKKRKKEGEDTEQKEAKRPALAKDSEEEPLSKQIADVVTPLWNIPYEEQLTKKKQECEQVLQKLTKEIGNNNKALLPWLFVQKQKYNKICCPVEGVKASPLQTEYRNKCEFLIGMSLNQEDKTVGCRLGKYKGGSCAVVEPFDTIHIPAVAKKVVKAFQDYIRSTPYSVYSLETYEGHWKQLTVRTNKNGHIMAIVYFNPQKLSKEELVDLRISLAKYFTEETGKDSGVTSLYFVEEGQRKSPNREDLPLQHLAGDKYIYEELLGLKFRISPHAFFQVMLVNTQAAEVLYKAIRDWAQLNQDSTVLDICCGTGTIGISLAKKVKKVIGIELCQEAVEDAKVNAQINDLNNIEFHCGKAEDVVPSLINLLASHNLITIVDPPRAGLHSKVILAIRRAEHLKKLIYVSCNPRAAMNNFVDWKGTSSFSNIHVMKWIKAEARKLCMPLGKADWSVWLDEARKTWKISADEVDGFGTINCDLLILCHF; this is translated from the exons ATGGGAGAATCTGTGGGAAAGGGTgcaaaaaaattgcttttttccCGCGGGCATTTTAGCTTCCCGGTGACGTCACGGAAGACACCCCCCCACCTTGAAGCCCGCCCCCGTTCGGTGTATGTGTGCCGCGTGAG GACTGAAGAAATGATGGAAGGAAAGAGTAGTCTCTGTGGCCCTGAAGAAGAAAATACAGCCCCTTCGGTAGAAGCAGAAAATATAACTGAGGTGGAAATTAAGCAAGACAAGGGAGATAGTAGCCATGCAGAGAATACAGAAAATTGCCCTGATATGTACAGATATATCAAAGGAGATTTGTTTACATCGGAGATTTATAAAGTAGAAATTCAGAACCTTCCAAAATATATTGGCTTTAATGATGTAAAGAAATTTCTTGCCAAATATGGACTTAACCCTCATAAGATAAAACTTTTTGGGAAACAAACTTTTGCATTTGTGACATTTAAAAGTGAGGAGGAAAGGGACAAAGCTATGAAAGTCCTTCATGGAGTCATGTGGAAGAGCCGATATTTGAGTGTTAGGCTTGCAAAGCCTAAAGCTGATCCCATtgtaaaaaagagaaagaaagaaggggaGGACACTGAACAGAAAGAAGCAAAGCGTCCAGCTTTAGCAAAAGACAGTGAAGAGGAGCCTCTCAGTAAACAGATAGCAGATGTGGTGACCCCTTTGTGGAATATACCATATGAAGAACAGCTGACAAAGAAGAAGCAAGAGTGTGAACAAGTGCTGCAGAAACTGACAAA GGAAATAGGAAACAACAACAAAGCCCTGTTACCTTGGTTGTTTGTACAGAAGCAGAAGTATAATAAAATCTGTTGCCCAGTAGAGGGAGTGAAAGCATCACCATTACAG ACTGAATACCGCAACAAATGTGAATTTTTGATTGGAATGAGTTTAAATCAAGAAGACAAAACTGTGGGTTGTCGCCTTGGCAAATACAAGGGTGGAAGCTGTGCTGTAGTGGAACCATTTGACACTATTCACATTCCTGCTGTTGCCAAAAAGGTAGTGAAGGCTTTTCAAGACTACATAAG GTCAACCCCTTACTCTGTGTACAGCCTAGAAACCTACGAAGGTCACTGGAAACAACTCACAGTCCGCACCAACAAAAATGGTCATATCATGGCAATTGTTTATTTTAATCCTCAG AAATTAAGTAAAGAAGAGCTTGTTGACCTGAGAATCTCACTGGCAAAGTACTTTACAGAAGAAACTGGAAAGGACAGTGGGGTAACCTCTCTTTACTTTGTAGAGGAAGGGCAGAG aaaatcacCCAATCGTGAAGACTTGCCCTTACAACATTTGGCTGGTGATAAGTACATATATGAAGAGCTTCTTGGTCTAAAGTTTAGAATTTCCCCCCATGCATTTTTCCAAGTAATGTTG GTAAATACACAGGCTGCAGAGGTTCTATATAAAGCCATTAGAGACTGGGCCCAACTGAACCAAGATAGCACTGTACTTGATATCTGCTGTGGAACAGGAACAATTGGAATTTCACTGGCAAAG AAAGTGAAGAAAGTTATTGGTATCGAACTCTGTCAAGAAGCTGTGGAGGATGCCAAAGTGAATGCCCAAATTAATG ATTTGAATAACATTGAATTTCACTGTGGAAAGGCTGAAGACGTTGTTCCTTCTTTAATTAACTTATTAGCATCACACAACCTGATTACAATTGTAGATCCACCTCGGGCAGGACTAC ATTCTAAAGTCATTCTTGCAATCCGAAGAGCTGAACACTTGAAGAAGCTCATCTATGTATCCTGCAATCCCAGAGCTGCCATGAACAACTTTGTGGA
- the TRMT2A gene encoding tRNA (uracil-5-)-methyltransferase homolog A isoform X10 produces MGESVGKGAKKLLFSRGHFSFPVTSRKTPPHLEARPRSVYVCRVRTEEMMEGKSSLCGPEEENTAPSVEAENITEVEIKQDKGDSSHAENTENCPDMYRYIKGDLFTSEIYKVEIQNLPKYIGFNDVKKFLAKYGLNPHKIKLFGKQTFAFVTFKSEEERDKAMKVLHGVMWKSRYLSVRLAKPKADPIVKKRKKEGEDTEQKEAKRPALAKDSEEEPLSKQIADVVTPLWNIPYEEQLTKKKQECEQVLQKLTKEIGNNNKALLPWLFVQKQKYNKICCPVEGVKASPLQTEYRNKCEFLIGMSLNQEDKTVGCRLGKYKGGSCAVVEPFDTIHIPAVAKKVVKAFQDYIRSTPYSVYSLETYEGHWKQLTVRTNKNGHIMAIVYFNPQKLSKEELVDLRISLAKYFTEETGKDSGVTSLYFVEEGQRKSPNREDLPLQHLAGDKYIYEELLGLKFRISPHAFFQVMLVNTQAAEVLYKAIRDWAQLNQDSTVLDICCGTGTIGISLAKKVKKVIGIELCQEAVEDAKVNAQINDLNNIEFHCGKAEDVVPSLINLLASHNLITIVDPPRAGLHSKVILAIRRAEHLKKLIYVSCNPRAAMNNFVEASVGLDPLHQAIFSELVSNIKTSNTITSLSTEQAKSTSTGWCYFKPSPECKKQKHQ; encoded by the exons ATGGGAGAATCTGTGGGAAAGGGTgcaaaaaaattgcttttttccCGCGGGCATTTTAGCTTCCCGGTGACGTCACGGAAGACACCCCCCCACCTTGAAGCCCGCCCCCGTTCGGTGTATGTGTGCCGCGTGAG GACTGAAGAAATGATGGAAGGAAAGAGTAGTCTCTGTGGCCCTGAAGAAGAAAATACAGCCCCTTCGGTAGAAGCAGAAAATATAACTGAGGTGGAAATTAAGCAAGACAAGGGAGATAGTAGCCATGCAGAGAATACAGAAAATTGCCCTGATATGTACAGATATATCAAAGGAGATTTGTTTACATCGGAGATTTATAAAGTAGAAATTCAGAACCTTCCAAAATATATTGGCTTTAATGATGTAAAGAAATTTCTTGCCAAATATGGACTTAACCCTCATAAGATAAAACTTTTTGGGAAACAAACTTTTGCATTTGTGACATTTAAAAGTGAGGAGGAAAGGGACAAAGCTATGAAAGTCCTTCATGGAGTCATGTGGAAGAGCCGATATTTGAGTGTTAGGCTTGCAAAGCCTAAAGCTGATCCCATtgtaaaaaagagaaagaaagaaggggaGGACACTGAACAGAAAGAAGCAAAGCGTCCAGCTTTAGCAAAAGACAGTGAAGAGGAGCCTCTCAGTAAACAGATAGCAGATGTGGTGACCCCTTTGTGGAATATACCATATGAAGAACAGCTGACAAAGAAGAAGCAAGAGTGTGAACAAGTGCTGCAGAAACTGACAAA GGAAATAGGAAACAACAACAAAGCCCTGTTACCTTGGTTGTTTGTACAGAAGCAGAAGTATAATAAAATCTGTTGCCCAGTAGAGGGAGTGAAAGCATCACCATTACAG ACTGAATACCGCAACAAATGTGAATTTTTGATTGGAATGAGTTTAAATCAAGAAGACAAAACTGTGGGTTGTCGCCTTGGCAAATACAAGGGTGGAAGCTGTGCTGTAGTGGAACCATTTGACACTATTCACATTCCTGCTGTTGCCAAAAAGGTAGTGAAGGCTTTTCAAGACTACATAAG GTCAACCCCTTACTCTGTGTACAGCCTAGAAACCTACGAAGGTCACTGGAAACAACTCACAGTCCGCACCAACAAAAATGGTCATATCATGGCAATTGTTTATTTTAATCCTCAG AAATTAAGTAAAGAAGAGCTTGTTGACCTGAGAATCTCACTGGCAAAGTACTTTACAGAAGAAACTGGAAAGGACAGTGGGGTAACCTCTCTTTACTTTGTAGAGGAAGGGCAGAG aaaatcacCCAATCGTGAAGACTTGCCCTTACAACATTTGGCTGGTGATAAGTACATATATGAAGAGCTTCTTGGTCTAAAGTTTAGAATTTCCCCCCATGCATTTTTCCAAGTAATGTTG GTAAATACACAGGCTGCAGAGGTTCTATATAAAGCCATTAGAGACTGGGCCCAACTGAACCAAGATAGCACTGTACTTGATATCTGCTGTGGAACAGGAACAATTGGAATTTCACTGGCAAAG AAAGTGAAGAAAGTTATTGGTATCGAACTCTGTCAAGAAGCTGTGGAGGATGCCAAAGTGAATGCCCAAATTAATG ATTTGAATAACATTGAATTTCACTGTGGAAAGGCTGAAGACGTTGTTCCTTCTTTAATTAACTTATTAGCATCACACAACCTGATTACAATTGTAGATCCACCTCGGGCAGGACTAC ATTCTAAAGTCATTCTTGCAATCCGAAGAGCTGAACACTTGAAGAAGCTCATCTATGTATCCTGCAATCCCAGAGCTGCCATGAACAACTTTGTGGA